From Triticum aestivum cultivar Chinese Spring chromosome 4A, IWGSC CS RefSeq v2.1, whole genome shotgun sequence, a single genomic window includes:
- the LOC123086563 gene encoding serine/threonine-protein kinase-like protein CCR4, producing the protein MRPPRLFLALLVVPLLLLLLRPGAASTLSTFAMAKAEETTIVCGLLPSAASPALLDLNCTAAGGDHQRQETYPSTHPFSALAGGEDFLCAVGPSSARADAVDMRWWDLSRHAGRSKRVYLGPPLRALASSGYRVCGVLSSGELHCWRWRGLAIPTGLRFVAVAVGKGFVCGIVAGPPTATPIRCFGNKTEDIEAVTAAPRGGSYDVVVACGRHACALSTGGGLSCWGSGAPSLDGENATAGYAALALGESGVCGLRTNGTIRCFGDGVAAPPEPLAGLQYNDVQAQGCAFCGVLMANYSLVCWGGHEFNATNRLVFDRILPGPCVPMSSCQCGVLPGSANLCAAGRCICVDCAFELNVAVPKAANPGKAGSGRRRKIIIWAAVAAAALLVLVVALQFALLLWCRRRRRRNNSQDELAAMQSLMPPRLGSSRSKGPGSVVEHFTLDTLRAATEGFDDSRRIGSGSFGSVYRGTLPDGREVAIKRAEDHAKSSSSAARPARRRDRETAFNSELIALARANHKNIVCLLGCCAESGERVLVYEFMMNGTLHDQLHDRSPMAAPVLSWRGRLTIALGAARGIEYMHVYAVPPIIHRDIKSANILMDDSWTAKIADFGLSSVLDPAGDCEDNPQQQEQPQQQRTIYTGGTVGYMDPEYYRLQHLTDKSDVYSFGVVLLELMSGCRVVQRYAESVTPKNVVDFTVPHILADDVARVLDPRLPTPTPHEAEALAYVGYLAADCVGPVGCERPSMTEVVDALERALAACSTAPVSRSGTARRVLSRSGTDQFDLTDTD; encoded by the coding sequence ATGCGGCCGCCTCGGCTCTTCCTCGCCTTGCTCGtggtgccgctgctgctgctgctgctgcggccggGCGCGGCGTCCACGCTCTCCACGTTCGCCATGGCCAAGGCCGAGGAGACGACCATAGTGTGCGGGCTGCTGCCGTCCGCGGCGTCGCCGGCGCTGCTTGACCTCAACtgcacggcggccggcggcgaccacCAGCGCCAGGAGACGTACCCCTCCACGCACCCCTTCTCCGCGCTGGCCGGCGGGGAGGACTTCCTCTGCGCCGTCGGCCCCTCCTCCGCGCGCGCCGACGCCGTCGACATGCGCTGGTGGGACCTGTCCAGGCACGCCGGCAGGTCCAAGCGGGTCTACCTCGGCCCGCCGCTCCGGGCGCTCGCCTCCAGCGGCTACCGCGTCTGCGGGGTGCTCTCCAGCGGCGAGCTCCATTGCTGGCGCTGGCGCGGGCTGGCCATCCCCACCGGGCTCCgcttcgtcgccgtcgccgtcgggaAGGGCTTCGTGTGCGGCATCGTCGCGGGCCCGCCCACGGCCACGCCTATCAGGTGCTTCGGGAACAAGACGGAGGATATCGAGGCCGTCACCGCCGCGCCGCGGGGCGGGAGCTACGACGTGGTGGTCGCGTGCGGCCGGCACGCGTGCGCGCTCTCCACGGGCGGTGGGCTCTCGTGCTGGGGCAGCGGCGCGCCGTCGTTGGACGGTGAGAACGCCACCGCCGGATACGCTGCGCTCGCGCTGGGGGAGAGCGGCGTCTGCGGGCTGCGGACCAACGGTACCATCCGCTGCTTCGGCGACGGCGTCGctgcgccgccggagcccctcgccggtcTGCAGTACAATGACGTCCAGGCGCAGGGCTGCGCGTTCTGCGGCGTCCTCATGGCGAACTACTCCCTGGTGTGCTGGGGCGGCCACGAGTTCAACGCCACCAACCGCCTCGTCTTCGACCGCATCCTGCCGGGCCCGTGCGTGCCCATGTCCTCGTGCCAATGCGGCGTCCTGCCGGGCTCGGCCAACCTCTGCGCCGCCGGCCGGTGCATCTGCGTGGACTGCGCTTTCGAGCTCAACGTCGCCGTCCCCAAGGCAGCGAACCCTGGAAAGGCCGGCAGCGGCAGGAGGAGAAAGATCATTATTTGGGCTGCCGTCGCGGCGGCTGCGTTGCTTGTGCTCGTGGTGGCATTGCAGTTCGCGCTGCTCCTatggtgccgccgccgtcgtcgccgcaacAACAGCCAGGATGAGCTTGCCGCGATGCAGTCCCTGATGCCGCCACGGCTTGGGTCCAGCAGGAGCAAGGGGCCCGGCAGCGTGGTGGAGCATTTCACGCTGGACACCCTACGCGCGGCGACGGAGGGGTTCGACGACAGCCGCCGGATCGGGTCCGGGAGCTTCGGGTCGGTGTACCGCGGCACGCTCCCGGACGGGCGGGAGGTGGCGATCAAACGTGCCGAGGATCACGCCAAGTCGTCGAGCTCGGCGGCgcggccggcgcggcggcgcgacCGCGAGACAGCCTTCAACTCGGAGCTGATTGCTCTGGCGCGCGCCAACCACAAGAACATCGTGTGCCTGCTGGGGTGCTGCGCCGAGTCCGGCGAGCGCGTGCTGGTGTACGAGTTCATGATGAACGGCACCCTCCACGACCAGCTCCACGACCGCAGCCCCATGGCGGCGCCGGTGCTGTCGTGGCGCGGCCGGCTGACCATCGCGCTGGGCGCCGCGCGCGGCATCGAGTACATGCACGTCTACGCCGTGCCGCCCATCATCCACCGCGACATCAAGTCCGCCAACATCCTCATGGACGACTCGTGGacggccaagatcgccgacttcgGGCTGTCCTCCGTCCTGGACCCCGCCGGCGACTGCGAGGACAAcccgcagcagcaggagcagccgcaGCAGCAGCGGACGATCTACACCGGCGGCACGGTGGGGTACATGGACCCGGAGTACTACCGGCTGCAGCACCTGACGGACAAgagcgacgtgtacagcttcggcgtgGTGCTCCTGGAGCTCATGTCCGGCTGCCGCGTCGTGCAGCGGTACGCCGAGAGCGTGACGCCCAAGAACGTGGTGGACTTCACGGTGCCGCACATCCTCGCCGACGACGTGGCGCGCGTGCTCGACCCGCGCCTCCCCACGCCGACGCCGCACGAGGCCGAGGCGCTAGCCTACGTCGGCTACCTCGCCGCCGActgcgtgggccccgtcggctgcGAGCGCCCGTCCATGACCGAGGTGGTGGACGCCCTGGAGCGCGCGCTCGCGGCCTGCTCGACGGCGCCGGTCTCCCGCTCCGGGACCGCCCGCCGCGTGCTGTCCCGCTCCGGCACGGACCAGTTTGACCTCACTGACACCGACTAG